The following nucleotide sequence is from Pectinophora gossypiella chromosome 17, ilPecGoss1.1, whole genome shotgun sequence.
TTTTAGccaatataaataaagtaaaagtcCATTCGAAagctttaaatttttttatgtaaaacgtAAGCAAATGTACTTAACTTTCgtgtttattatgttttacacgCAAAAATAACAGTTACTATATTATCACGTACATGTGACGAAATATTAGGGAAAGGCGTTTTCGCAATTGGTACATCGAATTCTTATCCGACCCGAGTCCGTCAAATGACGCATCCCAAATGTCCGTAGAAGTATTTGTGTGGTAGCTTACGCACTACATTCGATATCCGTCATTCTCATACGCGGATCGGATAAGAATCGCATGTAGTGTGAAAAGGGCCTAAGGGTAAGGAAGCTAAAGAATTGAGAAAGCAAACACTTTCGCGCACGTGtaaggtcacgagtactaatatgtatgcactttgaaaccatgtcacattaacttttttgacaaattgacccgtaagtctcattaaatgtcaaatatgttagtgtgacagggttctaaagtgggtatatgatattgctcatgactgtacctagtgACATCGCGTCAAATCTTCCAAAGTAATAAAATGTTCGTGGAAGTTCAACCGCATATTGAATTCCAGAACTATCTCAAATGATTGTTACTTacatattcatattattatccGAGCCCGCCCGTAGCTATCTTTTTACTTTCTCCGTACACCTGTAGAGGAAATAGCTCATTCAAGGAATGCaacataaagaaagaaaatatagatgtaagtatatatataacCATCATGCAATTAGGTGTATTGTTAACTGAGTACTAAATAAGGACAGAACACTATTGTTGGCTACAGTATTTTTTAATCCGTTAGGAATAGGCGCTGCATGCTGAGATACAGGTTTCACCTAGTTCGGCTGCAGAGGCTTAtgaaatttacttataaatgtatatttagcCTAAGAAATTTTGTAATACactgtacctatttttttgtggaaaataaacgttattataaacgttattattattataggtaggtaggtaggaaaCGCAGCCacattatgggtacatttgcaccaggtacgattcgaggtgggctttttaattaatatagtttagtttaagtattaattgtttttatttattttattttgagtttgttttagttttattaaattttatttttgtttttgtttcaaatttttgttctgtaactgttttgtttacggTGTAAATAATAAACGTTACTATGGACATTTGTTAAAATggtatttttttgttgtaactTATTTCATTGTGCCtcatgccattaactacttggccggagttgaAATGGACAGTGGACATGAGGTGAACGAACATCATACAAAGACAAAGCAATAAGTATTAGCCCTGATTCttttgaatacttacttactttttacgtAATATAAATTTCTGTAAAGTCGCGCTTTGTAGGTCCTGTGACCAAAAAGTATTCCGCTGGCTGGAGGTTGGACGAATACCAACGCCATTTTTCCATTTGAACTAATTTGGAACTAAGTAAAAGCCTATCATACTCACATCGTTTTAGGGTATGAAGTCCCGCTGAGTGTAGTCACTCATGTAAATtctattgaaaataatatttctcaATGTTATGTCCTTGTCTTATTTTTAAGCGAAAAAAGGTATTATAGCCACACGCCGACAGCACCAGACTGTATAtaatctacgtagataaaagtTTCTTAGAAATAATATTAGGTACCCATGTTAACAATTCAATAGTGGTCATGATTAACAAGCAGATGCAGATGTTAATTTAATACAGTTCAGATAGAtctttatacatatacatattagttaTAGCTAAAGGGAATTAGAATCTGTGTCTATATAAACACAACAGTTAAAGCAAAAATTATagagaacataaaaaaaatacttacgtaTTTTGATTCTGGGAATCCGAATGCGAAGGGTGCGGCGGCATGAACCGAGCCAAGTGTGGCTGCAGCAGCATCTGCCTGAAGGTCTGCCTGAACTGGCGGGACATCGTGCAGTACAGAATGAAGTTGATCGCCCCGTTCAACAGGGCCAGAAAATCCATCAGCTCTCCAAACAAGTCGTAGCAGCGTTTGAAAAAGCACCAGCCCAGCAACCCACTCATCAACCCTAGAATCCCTTGCGGTAGCTCCGTCACCAAGAACAGAAGCAGCACGGCTAGTAACATCTTAGTAGTTCTATCAGTTCGCTTATCAGCCTTATGCTGCCTTTTCACCATCTTCTCCGCGGCTGGGCAAGCGCTGTAGTTCCTTAGATTTTTCTGATGCTGGTTTGCACTGTAGAGGGCCCGAATCAGCCACACACTTATCACAGTCAGGATGGAACAGGGAAGGAGCTTCATCAACACGGCGTGGACCCAGAACGTGGCCTGATACAGGGTGCCCTGGTAGTCTGCGTCGACGTGGTACGCCACGTCAACGCCTGCCTCGTCCAACTTCTTCATATGAATATCGAACACCTGTCAATAACAATTTACATATGAGAATCCATTAgaaatttaaatgaatatttgCAAGGTTACAATGCAGTTCAGTGAATTGTCTATAATAGATCATAAATAATGCAACGTACCATAAACGTGGGTGTGCATAATATTGGCGGTAGTATGAAGCTGGTAAGTATGGCAATGCTGCAGCGACGCTCCGTGCAAAGAATATGACTCCGATCAGAATACCTACAAAGAAAACTTCAAATTAATTAGTTATACAATTAgaaaaggtaaataaaaaacCCGAAACTTTGTGACGtcacaaaataataatctaaaACCGAAATACAAATATCCCATAACCACAGAAACATAATTGGCggcataaataaatttaaaataagagtACCAAGACAGGTTATCAACTTTTATTACCCGCGTAACGACACTGCGATGTGATTAAATTTTTAAGCCATGTCGGAACAACGTAGGTACAAAAATAGTATCTCATTTCAAAGTTAAGATTAAATCAAATACAGGATTCAGCCAATCTAGTGATTTGACGGAAAATTCTGTTCTGTGGACAAATAACAATGAATTCTATCACCAAATAACATACAACTCTAGAAATTCATTTAGAATTGTTGAATTTGTAAAATCTAATTAAAGTTCCTTCAAGTGACTTCTAAAATTACGATTCAGAGactgtaaataattaactaatagaACTTCAAGTTAATGACCTCCCTGCTCTGGAAaggtcatatatatatatatataaaattaataagttttaaattaattgtacAGATGTTTTTACTGCTTACTTTATAGCAATGTATCTCCAAATGGCGAGCGACAGAGTGAGACAGATGGATGCTGTGTGGAGTATTTGAGCGAAGTGCATGTGGAACAGCAGATACATTGCCCAGGAATACGGGAAGTCCAGCTTTTCTGGTAGCAccttaaacaataaataaacagtCAATTGGTGAAGCAATTTCCGTTTAATTAATAGTAATATTACTATTAATTAAACAACGTTGAGGCATGATATTACTATCGTAATATTGCTTGAATATCAGGAATTACTTGCTACAGGTTTATACAGGATGCTAATAACAtgttaacgaaaactttgaggcatgattcaaactatgattctgagttgatataaagtggaattttcaataattttaaaaaatacaaaaaaaaaacaaaaaaaatattaaaaaatgaatataaattattatatagatagtataagttTGTTCCCTCAAGACTTTATGGCTGTtcaaaataaagtgcaatatctaTTGATTATATAAGCATGAAATCGTCTAAAATATCTTTACCCTCCAACTACCCTCTTCACTAGCTTTATTAGattgttcttattattattttgttacaacATGTTTGTTCCCTAAAGATTCTGTTCATTAAACACTTGACATTGATTGTGTTGTAGTGAATGTTTTCAATATCTTACCAAATACTTGTAGATGGCGAAGGGCACGTACTCGAGCATGACGAAGACGTCGGCAACGGCGAGCCACTTGAGCAGCCGGTTGATGGGCGCCGCGGCCATGTCCCTTCTCGTCAGAACTGCCACGTTCATTGTGTTTGCTATCACTCCTATTGTGCATATctgaaacaaatatttttttacataagtatacGTATACTCAGGCTTATTTATGTttacagactatggaatttcatctccaaattcatcaatcgtttcaaacatgtatttatttataaagtacagccacatcaAATTTGGCGTTgacatttagaaggttacggtattatgactaatatatatgacaattacggcgtacataacttatacggttcaaagtagatcatAATAGACTACCCTTTTCAAGGACACCCCAATAAGGTATTtttcaactaatcaaatcaacaacaaattactatggactttgtatgaaaaacctgacgtcatagaaaaacgtgacaaaatgtcgtacagttttctttattcataaataagttaaatagaaaatagaaaacgttttttgttacctttagatctgtctttatttagtaatcagaatttcagcatttattttattttaaatatttataaagtacagccacaATATACATTATAACATCATTCATCATTTATCTTGACCTAGGAAGCTACCCAACTGGGCAATCTTTCCTTAAACAACGCTTCCGTAACTCTACTATACGTCATCCGAAACACGTGTTCAAACCCTTTTAATGTTCCACTTTCAATCTTATTCCTTACATCATATATCTATAAATAGATCTATCTTAGTCCTCGGGAAATTACTTATTCTCGAAGTTGGTTAGAAACTATACCTAGCTAATTTTGTCGCCTAAGGCATTTAAGTCTTAAAGGAAAGGTTATTTTGGATCGAACTGTAATCGTATACAAACTATTATCGGTTGCCAACCTTTTATCTACAGGTAGTTTACAACTATACACCTATCGATATATCACACTGTCTCGTAAAActtataattacttatctacaattgtataaattcaaatttataattgtatatcTACTACGGTAAATACATGCACGGTATGTACAGTGTATATTACGTATAAATTCGAATTTATACATAcagtagggtagtttccaactagtcaaatcagtcactttttattaaacgtcaaaacacgaaattactatggaatttgtaagaaaaagcaacctgtgacatcatagaaaaacgtgactaaacgtcgcacttattattatatttttctttattaaaattcactaataagttaaatagtaaataagaaaacgttttttgtccttttcataatttatctttgacataggaAACCCAATTATAAGTTTAAAGTTTCATCATAGATAGACATTGTTTGCCAACCTGCACTACAGtttgcagtaattttaggcagatgagacgttcgttatgcaaAAATTCTGACGATTCaacgtgtaactatgttacctactgaattaaactatttttgaattttgattttatttcatttgtttatatttgtgtccaaaataaccttttgttaaggaataaaattaatactttaGGCAATAGAATTAGTTATAGTTTCGATAGTCtttaattacaatataatacaacatGCTATATATATTGTTTGGCTAAGAACTACTTAGGTATAGATTGGCAGAGTATGACCCAAAAACACGCCTACGAAATTATGTATCCTTCGGTGTAATATTATGAGCATAGACTtagattttacttttttttccaatCTACTTGTGAGTTTTTTAACGAATGtgttaggtatttcttttttttaatttaatcggtgttatttttattttcattttcctaGTTTCATtatgtattacattttaatttaaagtcgtaagaccgaatgttcttttaaaatccaaaacccattgtttaactattgtgtctcgaAATCTCGACGTTAAGAGGTTAAGTAAACCTATTTGTGTTGACTAatgttgtagtgcccttacagggtacctgtttgtactttcctctattttaagacctctgtaataaCATAAGGAATGTCTTATCTTAAATTACTAACATGTCACTAAATTTCAATCTCATGCGAAACGTGACGTGTTCAAAATACAATCCTATAAAACGGTCACATAAAAATCGAGTAATCTTTTCAAGTAAGCCATGCACAAACGTACATAAAGATCTTATCTACATTCCAAACAAGTTAAAATGAGAAATTATTGATCGCTCAGAATCATCGTTCAGTATAAAATTTTTGCTTCCCGTGTAGGCGTTTTGTGTAAgtttattacttaataataaaataaaaatataataataaaaaatactaggtTGTTCAAAAGCCTATGTTTTATTAACTTTGAAGACAAACAAAGTAATACCTATTCTTCTAAAATTTCATAGTAACTAACTAACAAAGAAATTATTGTACGTAATTAGTCTATGTTTCAACACTATAATAAAGACTCTATTTCGTACTTAAATCACTTTGAACAGCCGTTGTTTACGACACCCTTCATAATTGAATATAAACAGCAATGCAATTAAAACGAAGCACCATACTGTTTAATTTTCCTTTGAATTATTTGCCCGCAGTTCTTTGTCGAAGTGTTGTTGATTTAGCTGTAAATACATTTAAAGCATAACTGTGTATTATGTAAAGTAACCTGTGAGTTGCTAAGTAATTCAACTTACGCAACAGCTTCTACGATAAATTAATAgtagaatgtaaacaaaataaacttaagtaagtatgttgaaCATTAGACTTACTTTGAGTCGTTTCGCAAATAGCAAATTATACTGTCATGTTTCGAGTTATAACGTTTTTCGCGTCAATAAAAGGGTTCGGACATCATAATGAacttaaatattttctattttggCGTGTACTCTCAGAcatatgtaacttaccaacttgtacaccatcatagtataaaaataaagaatattgaatctTTTAAAGATTGCCAAAAGTAAAATACTCCAACTACCGTGACCATGTTGTACTGTGGTGACTTCAATCGAACACACAAGACACATATCACAGAAATACTAATATATCTGTCATGCGAAAGTTATTCAAGCGTCCCAAGTTCAAATCTGGAGGTTTATTAACACTTCAAGGAATACATATTCCATTCCATAAATAGAATGAAAGCGTTCAACCAACGATAATCAAAGGTTCTTGACtttgatttaaatattaattgtttttaataaaacaaacaaacccaCAAACAAATGAAGCCTAAAATTGTGCCAGACTTGAATATTCAATGAAATCAATAAATGCAAAGAAAATACATCAAaggtgaaaaataaatatttataactcgtttttaaataaataataaatgtatttctcgaataaaagaaaacaagctctcatatcttttaaaattatagtaGCGTATTTATTTTGGATCGCAGtggaaagaataataaaaactaaGTAGTTGACATaagataaatactttattgcacagacagcacaggaaatacaaaattactaaCAAAAGAGGAATAGAAGAGTACAAGTAGAGTAGAGCAGTAGTTAAGTATCTACCTACCTTCAAAAACttaggatttttgtttttataacactcaccctgcttagggaaactcacaaagagaaaattacgGACGGGACTTAAACCCGCAGCTCGGCCAGCCGGGACGAGTGTGTTAACCATTATACCACCGGATCCTCTTCCTGCCCGAGTCAGAATTATTTCGACTTCATTTGTTTTTTGCATCTTACGGACAAATTCTGATAGGTACTATTTTTCTTGTTGTATTGTagaggcaaaaaaaaaacaacttttgaTAGGCATTAAGATCCGGTAACGACAactggggggtaaaaatggccacatcgaagcaatgcatctaagaaagcaatattgctaattgacatttgcattgcgcacttacttttatatgcgcaaatgtcaaatagcaacattgctttcttagatgaattg
It contains:
- the LOC126374376 gene encoding G-protein coupled receptor dmsr-1-like isoform X2 → MTNQTRTLLEFFKILAYGNSTDGAFNKTQIKSVLRAQAEKGSGDFESLLVRVMADAKSELNISIKPDTCGYCEGDFRDVVQAYNRIHGYVSLLICTIGVIANTMNVAVLTRRDMAAAPINRLLKWLAVADVFVMLEYVPFAIYKYLVLPEKLDFPYSWAMYLLFHMHFAQILHTASICLTLSLAIWRYIAIKYSDRSHILCTERRCSIAILTSFILPPILCTPTFMVFDIHMKKLDEAGVDVAYHVDADYQGTLYQATFWVHAVLMKLLPCSILTVISVWLIRALYSANQHQKNLRNYSACPAAEKMVKRQHKADKRTDRTTKMLLAVLLLFLVTELPQGILGLMSGLLGWCFFKRCYDLFGELMDFLALLNGAINFILYCTMSRQFRQTFRQMLLQPHLARFMPPHPSHSDSQNQNTVKTSIP
- the LOC126374376 gene encoding G-protein coupled receptor dmsr-1-like isoform X1, translated to MTNQTRTLLEFFKILAYGNSTDGAFNKTQIKSVLRAQAEKGSGDFESLLVRVMADAKSELNISIKPDTCGYCEGDFRDVVQAYNRIHGYVSLLICTIGVIANTMNVAVLTRRDMAAAPINRLLKWLAVADVFVMLEYVPFAIYKYLVLPEKLDFPYSWAMYLLFHMHFAQILHTASICLTLSLAIWRYIAIKYSDRSHILCTERRCSIAILTSFILPPILCTPTFMVFDIHMKKLDEAGVDVAYHVDADYQGTLYQATFWVHAVLMKLLPCSILTVISVWLIRALYSANQHQKNLRNYSACPAAEKMVKRQHKADKRTDRTTKMLLAVLLLFLVTELPQGILGLMSGLLGWCFFKRCYDLFGELMDFLALLNGAINFILYCTMSRQFRQTFRQMLLQPHLARFMPPHPSHSDSQNQNTCTEKVKR